The genomic segment actacttgtgttgggcttacccacttactatcagaaatatggtagataatcccaacatcaagtagtctgagaacttcagttttcacaacatctttcatgtgtggatttaatctcctttgtggttgttgagatgtttttgcattttcttctaagtgaattttgtgagtgcaaattagtggattaatgcccttgagatcttttagtgtccccaaccaattgcattttatgtcttttaagcatatcaactaatttaccttcttgatcacttgctagttttgaagaaattaccaccggatatgtttcatcttctccaagaaatgcatacttcaattcttctggcaagggttttaactccaatatgggtggttcatctttgttctcatattttgtctcaaattctttctctgatcatggtaacgagtgatacatgataaaatcatcaagatcaatttcaatattttctttaacagtttcaattgaacaaatatctaattgatcacgagtactcccttcttgaatgttttcttccacatgagtttcaataagattttcatcttcactttcatctcttttgtcatgtggttgcttacaaagattaaaaacattaagctccaaggtcatgttaccaatgacaacttcattattccattcctgcaatttataagagcattagaagttgctaaaaatggacgacccagaattacaggaattgcaatacaagcttcgataggttgtgtatctaaaactatgaaatcgacaggatatacaaagttatcaacttggaccaacacgtcttctactatacctcttggcactttaacagatctatcggcaagtaaaagtgttactaaagtagattttaactcgcctagattgagttcttgataaactgaatatggaagtaaattcacactagctcgaagatcaagcaaggctttcttaatctttcgttctccaataatacatgaaatagtaggacaaccagggtctttgtatttcaaagtattattattttgaatgattgcacttacttgttcggctaaaaatgctttcattttcacattcaattttcttttcacagtgcacaagtctttcaaaaatttggcatatgatggtacttgttttattgcatctattaaaagaatattaacttttacttgtttaaaaatatcatatatatcagaattcaaatttgatttttttgtatttttcaatgcatgagggaatggtggtgacactgtctgttgaaccttctcttcgcaagttatgggttccactttcttaccctttggagttgatttatcatcatcttcacaaggttcaagaatggatttttccacaaccttaccacttcgaaggatAATagcagattttacctgatccatcggttgagttccagaagttccagtttgtgaatgatgatccttgggattaggctgtggttgtgaaggaaatttatctttttcatgaacattaagtgcagatgcaaatttagcaaaagtatctttcaaatctgtcatggtttgagcagtttgagtattgatagactgttgctttgcaatgaaagaattcaatagaTCTTCCATGTTCCTTTTAGGTGGAGAAACATagtgtgcataattttgaaaattttgttgattttggaaatgtggttgtgaaaattgtgcagcattatcattccttcaactaaaatttggatgattttgccaaactggattgtaattttgagaaaatggatcaaaatttggccttttgaaattgttcaaaacattggcttgttcatggagacattctttaaaagagggcaaagtgggacaatcttttgtagaatgatcacttatatcacagatgtgacacgcaatttcttaaaaagattttaattgaccattctttttcaattcaagtgcctcaacttttcttgccaaagaggtaaatctagcttggagatcatgttcatctttgagggtgtacatacctccaccagatgtgggagattgaatcttgtttgatggttcgattgtacctatagtgtcccaattttgagcattttcagctaatgaatcgagatactcaattgcctcgtttggatctttatcttcaaatgttccattacacataaattcaatcaTTTGCCTAtatttaggtgttaagccttcataaaattgagaaacaactcttcaaatttcaaaaccatgatgtggacaaagattaatcaattctttatatctatcccaacactgataaaaagtttctctttgtttttgagtgaaagtgatgatttgccttttgaaagaatttgtcctatgagatggaaaaaactttttcaaaaattgttgttgcaattcatcccaagttcgaatggatcccaatctaagattttgtagccaagttttagctttatcttttaaagaaaaaggaaaaagtttaagtcgaatggtgttcatgctacaatttagatcattatatgtgttgcacacttcttcaaactctcgtaaatgcatgtatggattttcagaatctaagccatgaaaattgggtaaaagttggataataccaggcttaaaattgaaatgagatgcatcagggggaaaaactagacatgaaggtgcactagtacgtgtaggattcatgtgatctctaagtgtttttcgtctatcatgatcatgttgagattgaatttcatcttcattttcttggatgggttcttccgccatgttttgtaaaaataaagggttatttcgaatgagtcgaccactaagtgtacgtgaccaaatgctcatgcaaatgcaaatgcaaaagaataaaaacacacaaaagcaataaaaattcaaataaagaaaaataaactataaaaaaaattaaatagacttgaaattaaccggcaacggcgccaaaaacttgttgcgactttgattgttgcattcccaagagcaggttgtccacaagtagtataattcggtgtgTCCGAAtttcgtatccacagggaagctaaggtaattacaagtccactacaatgtctttttgtttttgtttttgtttttttttcttttaatggtttgaatctttaattggtaatttttaattgttcaaattttaatttaagtagttgagattaaaggatccactcttggtattttaatcaagttaacattaatgaacattattgaaatccacttaataaaatggttccaatatatattaaataatcatatttatattatgttatatattattatcttataagtatataatatataccaaaacttgtaaatgttgtcaagtatttattgtgctatatatgtatttgtaaacactaaatcaaggttcccattttaaatggttggtaaaaccaaacaaacatttaaatggtaccaagaaattaatattatgatattaatatataataaatcaaggcatccactttaaaggGTTGgtaaaccaaacaaacatttaaatggtaccaagaaattaatattatgatatattcatatataataaatcaaggtatccactttaaatggttggtaataccatactaacatttaaatggttccaagaatttagtgtaacatagagtaacaataaatcaaaactcccacttataagtagggtataataatacttatagaaataaatataacataaacaataaataatgattaaataatataaaacatagattcttatcttttaataaccttattatcataccaagagtttcaccttttcatctcaactttgggaagttagctactcattattcaaagtgtaaaactttgaatatgaatttaacatgctaattatatttaaatgatgaaataaaggaaaaacaaagagagaaatattatgaactcaaatgtttgttcataaaatgagggatatctcaatacattacaatgcacccctatttatagacAAATTTTGGGAGACAAcaacaaataatattattttttacacataagtcttcattggtgtttcaaaaaattaatattttaatacacatcacttttgaaaatcttcccatccgaatttgcttctccacgtaaaacaaaacatgtagatatctgagttgtttgaattgtggtattttttttaaccatttgaccaagtaatttgagagatatggtcaaaatgctagagcatggtaaaattgccacttctttggtaactttatttgttgcttaatttgatcccatttatgagaagatttttatctcatgattgccaccaatattgtagatattaacatcaactttctacaggtccatgaatcatcttaatctcatttgcaacgccaagtttattcttggtttatcgaacctgtaaaaaataagaaaaaacttataattacacaacaacttatattttatacaatttattataaaacatataatatttaaacatttaataaaacaaaaactatatatttatattataaaacatttaattaatatacaattttttatctttatcatagACCATTAAAGTTATCTGATATTTAATAACTATACTCTATATGTGATTGATTTAGTAACTATACTCGATCGTACAACTTTGATGGTGATTGAAGACTGGAGTATTAAGTATGTTCAAGCGATTAGATAAGTTCAAGAATTCAAATgtccaaatatattttttaaccgactaaaatatattcattaattgACTAATTAAACACATTGAACCAactgaaatattttaataacTGACTGAAACATATGCTTTGACCGACTGATTAAACACACTAAACCAACTAATGTTTCATTAACCGACTAAAATATGACATTTAGTAACTATACTCTATATATGTTTGATTTGTAATGAGCAATCGATGAGAATGTCATTTCAACCTTATAAATCATCTTACTCTCTCATAGACCATTAGATTTATATGACATCTAGTAACTATACTCTATATGTGATTGATTTGTTATACCCAATTAGGGTTGTATGGCATTTAGTAACTATACTCTATATATAACATACAATTTCAGTCGATTATACTGACTATCAGATAGACTATTAGAGTTATATGACATTTAGTTATACCGATTGATTTAGTAACTATATTCATTAACCGACTGATATTCTTGCTTTAACCGACCGATATATTTTCATTAGCCGACCGAATTTACATTTGACCAACTGATATATTTACATTAACCAAATGATTAAACACGCTGAACTGACTGAAATACATGGTATAACCGACCAAAATAGAGTGTATCCCACTGAAACACTATACGTTAATTGAAATGTATGCTTTTAAACCAACTGATTTTAAACACTTTGAACCGACTGATATATTTGCATTAACTGATTGATTGAACACATTGAACTGACTGAAATATATACCTTAACTGAATGATTAAACACTGAAATATATTTACATTGAACCGACtgaattatattcagcaacatactgattaaaaacattgaatcAACAGATATATATACGTTTAACCGACTGATTAAACACATTGAACAGACCGAATATATATGCATTAACCACTaaatgaaaattcaaattatatcTGCATGCACAACCTGTTCATACAacaaacttgacaaaaactAATACACATCAGTCTGAAACACATTGAACTGACTTAACTACATACAGTAACCGATTGATTAAACACATTGAACTGACTGAATATATATGCATTAAACCAGTAAATGACAATTCAAATTATATCTGTATGCACAACCTGTTCAAACAACAAAGTTGACAAAAACTAATCAACATGCAAATACAACATCGTAAACAAAAAATTGAACAACTCGTCTACACATCAGTCTGTCTCTTAGGGCATTTTTTTGGCAATGGCCAGATTCATGACATACACCACATTTTTTAGTTCGCTTCCGACCAAACTCCACAATAGAAGGAATTCTTTCCTTTTGTGCTCTATCACGTTTCCTCTTGACATCCGTGTGAAGTACATTGTATTTAAAATGATCTGGAATGTTCCATTCATTTGCAATGGGCACCGGATATGTGGTATCAGCATAAGTGAGGGCCCACATTTGTGATGAGTGGTAGGGCGAGCAAAAGTCATACAAATCTAATTTTGCCCCATAAATTGCCGCAATTGCATGAGAGCATGGAATTTTATCAATTTGAAACACTCGACAACTACAAGATCTATCAGATAAATTAACAACTTCATCCTTCCCATCACCGTATACTTGATACTCAAATGCATTGAGTTGAGATGCTTTTAACCGTTGTGACAATGTAAAATTAGCTCTCAAGATAGCCTCTGTTGATGGAGTAAGTGTCGTCGTAGCTGAACCTGCTGCATTTCGATGCTTGTTGAACCACTTTGAAGTTAATTTATGAATTGCATCCAACAATGCTACAATAGGCATCTCTCTTTCAGTCTTAAGTTTTGCATTTATTGACTCTACCCCATTTGTCGTCATTATATTTTATCTAGCACCAGGGGAATAAGCTATAGACCATTTGTCAGGAGATTAATGCATTTCAAGATACGATGCAATGTTGGGATACCTCTCTTTCAAACATCCGTACAACTCATCAAATTCAGACACTTTGTATGCGCATATGCTGTTTTCATAAACAAATCAATCCCACCTTTTCCGCCAGACACTCTTTTAAGGTTCTGTGAAAGATGCCATGAGCAATGTACATGTGATGCATGCTCATATACAGAACGAACAACATTATTAATAGATATATGTCTGTCAGAAATGATTACAAAGTTAGGATCATCATTAATAAACTCCTTCAACTTCTGCAAGAAACAAGTCCATGAATCATCATTCTCAGAGTCATCAATGGCCCATGCTATAGGAAATTGATGAAAGTCACCATCTTGGGCTGTAGCAACAAGTAAACAACCTCTatatttgcattttaaaaatgttCCATCGACAGATATAACTTTTCTCATTCTACGAAATCCATCACTGCATGTCCTGTATGCTAGAAACATATATTTAAATCTACCTGTTGAATCTCTCACCAAATCAGTTTTCGAGCCTCTGTTCACTTGTTCAATCATGTGAAAATATGAAGGCATAATTCGATAACTCTCTTCAGGACTGCCAAGTAACTTATCCAAAGCAAGTTGTCTTCCCCTCCATGCTTTGAAGTACCTAATTTCAACACCTTTATTTTGCATCATTTTAATTATGGTTTTTTGTTCAGGCAAACTGAGTTgtcctttaaaattttcaaccaaAATCTTTGCTACAAAGTCTGATGTTGCTTGTGGATGCATTTTCCTCCGATATGAAAGGTCACAAGTATGTGTGTTACGATAAACATGTATAGAGAATCATGATGAATTATCTATTTGTGATGCACGTATTTTCCAATTGCAACTCGGTGTAACACATCTAacatcataaatttttttgttggatTTTCGAACATCTATTTCAAAGGACGCATTTAAacaaatcttaaacaattaTGTTTGAAATTCATCTTTACTCTCAAACTCTTGACCGACGAAAAATCAGACagatcattaaaaaaataagtcACATTCCCTTCAGCATCTCCTACTGTGGCTAATAATGTAGAATCTTGCACATCTTGTTTAggataagaaaattcaacttgtGTATTATGTGTTGTACACAATGTAAGCTCTTCAACATGATTCTCTTCAACATGATTCTCTTCATTCTCAGCAAATTCATTCTCAACAATTTCTGTTACCATATTATCAATACTTGTTATTTCATCCACCGCATTCTCATGATCATTCATTTCATTGTCTAAGTCATTCTCAAAAAATACTCCATCAAAATATTCGTCATATGTTCTCTCATTACCACCATATACTTCAGTTTCACAATTGTCAACCATCTCATTATTATGATCTCTACAAACTTCAAGATCTTTAGCATTGTCAATTTTTTCATAACTTGTTTCAAAGCCACTTGTTTTGATAATTTCAACATGAAGCAAATGTCTAACATTTGAAACGCCAAAAGACAGATATGTTGTCAATGCTCTTGagctttttatatatattggCCTTGGATTACATGCCTCAAATTTTGGCAAGTAACTTAGCTTCAATACCATATGATGTCTATCCAAATGAAGTGTCTCAAAAATTGCATCTTCAACATCTTCAATACTTACATTACTATCATTAATAGATATAGCATGCCATCCTGAATTACTTCTATCACACCATGAATATTTATGTTCACTGTCAACCTTCCATTcaacatcaaaattaattaagaTTTGAATCATATCGCTGTCCACACAAtctgaaaaaaaatataaataatggaTGTAAGGGAGTTGGAAATATATAACTATAACCGACTGATTGAATGATATTGACCTACTGCAATGCATAACTTAAACCTACGGAAATAAATGTTTCAACCTACTGAATATGAACCGACTGACTTAATGATATTAAGCGACTGTGATATATGATTTAACCGACCGATTGACTATAATATATGATTAAACCTACCGActgaaatatataattttaccgactgaaataaatgttttaacaaACTGAATGAGAAATCAAATTACTTGAATAGCTGATAATCCACACACATGAAAACATAAATGGCCAAATAAAATACCTTATACTGATATTCCTTCAAATGATCCTATGAAAACACGTATTACATGAGAATGAAAATGTCATATATCTTTGattgtaatttatatttttttggagAAGAGAAAATGAAGAGGTTAAAAAAGTTAGAAATGAAATGAAGATGGAGAATGATAAAAATGGGAGAAAAATGGGCAAGATCCGATGGAAGGAAGAAATGAAGAGAAGAGAGGAAGAGAGAGATGAGAACCTTACGTTGATTTGGGTGGTGTTTCTCAATTAGCCCAAAAAccctattaattaatatttagattaactattaattaatattttgattaacttttaattaaagGAAGGCctatttaccaaaaaaaaaaaaactatatgaGGCCCTTGAACTTAAAATTTTGTTGTGGGGAGGTCATATTTGCAAATGCCCCATAAAAACTGCTCCTGCGGACACCAAGTTTTTTTTTCCCCTTTTGCCCTTTTGCTTCACCTCAATAATATTTCCCTCTCTCAAAATCATTCCACATCTCCAACAAAACCGTTCCACACATATTCTACAAGATTCTCTCATATTCTTGCTTCACCTTCAGAAATTACACTTCTCTCCCGTTCCACACCTATTCTGTGCGATTCTCTTATATTCTTGCTTCACCTTCAGAAATTACGCTTCCCTCACACCGTCTCTGCACAAT from the Primulina tabacum isolate GXHZ01 chromosome 16, ASM2559414v2, whole genome shotgun sequence genome contains:
- the LOC142528417 gene encoding uncharacterized protein LOC142528417, with protein sequence MTTNGVESINAKLKTEREMPIVALLDAIHKLTSKWFNKHRNAAGSATTTLTPSTEAILRANFTLSQRLKASQLNAFEYQVYGDGKDEVVNLSDRSCSCRVFQIDKIPCSHAIAAIYGAKLDLYDFCSPYHSSQMWALTYADTTYPVPIANEWNIPDHFKYNVLHTDVKRKRDRAQKERIPSIVEFGRKRTKKCGVVHTDII
- the LOC142528418 gene encoding uncharacterized protein LOC142528418, whose translation is MHPQATSDFVAKILVENFKGQLSLPEQKTIIKMMQNKGVEIRYFKAWRGRQLALDKLLGSPEESYRIMPSYFHMIEQVNRGSKTDLVRDSTGRFKYMFLAYRTCSDGFRRMRKVISVDGTFLKCKYRGCLLVATAQDGDFHQFPIAWAIDDSENDDSWTCFLQKLKEFINDDPNFVIISDRHISINNVVRSVYEHASHVHCSWHLSQNLKRVSGGKGGIDLFMKTAYAHTKCLNLMSCTDV